The Dasypus novemcinctus isolate mDasNov1 chromosome 12, mDasNov1.1.hap2, whole genome shotgun sequence genome includes a window with the following:
- the FAM83F gene encoding protein FAM83F, which produces MAESQLGCLDEAHVNERVTEAQAAFYYCERRRAALEALLGGGEQAYRERVRRERLRDFLSSPERQALRAAWSPYEDAAPAARGKAKAKAKAPAPALDDPGESLAYWPDRSDTEVPPLDLGWTDTGFFRGVSRVTLFTHPPKEEKAPHLKQVVRQMVQQAQKVIAVVMDLFTDGDIFQDIVDAASKRWVPVYIILDKAGVQYFLEMCQGLELTDFRIRNIRVRSVTGVGFCMPLGQVKGTLSSRFLMVDGDKVATGSYRFTWSSSYVDRNILLLLTGQNVEPFDVEFRELYAVSEEVDLGGQLGLAGGRLGLNSSSTVARKLINPKYALVSGGRHPPGEMMRQAVRQQQEAGGDPEGQKEGTGGGESAQRLENFLNDLITVEQELPPVEPIPSGERSGKDGKVVSHLHVDLKPKPQETLARNGKGEAASREAALAKEGKRSGRGLFGWRTKRPTAPNGMASARSTETFAEAEFLVGKRSNEDSRADVSGKTSPSSAKPSKCVIS; this is translated from the exons ATGGCCGAGTCGCAGCTGGGCTGCCTGGACGAGGCGCACGTGAACGAGCGGGTGACGGAGGCGCAGGCCGCCTTCTACTACTGCGAGCGGCGGCGGGCCGCGCTGGAGGCGCTGCTGGGCGGCGGCGAGCAGGCCTACCGCGAGCGGGTCAGGCGGGAGCGCCTGCGGGACTTCCTCTCCAGCCCGGAGCGCCAGGCCCTCCGCGCCGCCTGGAGCCCTTACGAGGACGCAGCCCCCGCCGCCCGGGGCAAGGCCAAGGCCAAGGCCAAGGCCCCGGCGCCCGCCCTGGACGACCCTGGCGAGTCCCTGGCCTACTGGCCCGATCGCTCCGACACCGAAGTGCCCCCGCTGGACCTCGGCTGGACCGACACCGGCTTCTTCCGTGGAGTGAGCCGCGTCACCCTCTTCACCCACCCCCCCAAGGAGGAGAAGGCGCCCCATCTGAAGCAGGTGGTCAGGCAGATGGTCCAGCAGGCCCAGAAG GTCATTGCTGTGGTCATGGACCTCTTCACTGATGGCGATATCTTCCAAGATATTGTTGATGCTGCCTCCAAGCGCTGGGTCCCAGTGTACATCATCCTGGACAAGGCAGGAGTGCAGTATTTCCTGGAGATGTGTCAGGGCCTGGAGCTCACTGACTTCCGTATTCGG AACATCCGCGTCCGCTCTGTGACAGGTGTTGGCTTCTGCATGCCCCTGGGGCAGGTCAAGGGCACCCTGTCATCAAGGTTCCTGATGGTGGATGGTGATAAAGTAGCCACTGGATCTTACAG ATTCACCTGGAGTTCCTCCTACGTGGACAGGAACATTCTCCTCCTCCTGACGGGGCAGAACGTGGAGCCCTTCGATGTGGAGTTCCGGGAACTGTATGCCGTCTCCGAGGAGGTGGACCTGGGCGGGCAGCTGGGCCTGGCGGGAGGCCGGCTCGGCCTCAACTCCTCCTCCACTGTGGCTCGCAAGCTCATCAACCCCAAGTACGCCTTGGTGTCAGGTGGCCGCCACCCGCCGGGGGAGATGATGCGCCAGGCTGTCCGGCAGCAGCAGGAGGCCGGCGGCGACCCCGAGGGGCAGAAGGAGGGCACCGGAGGGGGCGAGTCGGCCCAGCGCCTGGAGAACTTCTTGAACGACCTGATCACGGTGGAGCAGGAGCTACCTCCCGTGGAGCCTATCCCCTCGGGTGAGCGGAGCGGGAAGGATGGCAAGGTGGTCTCGCACCTGCACGTGGACCTGAAGCCCAAACCCCAGGAGACACTTGCCCGAAATGGCAAGGGAGAAGCTGCCAGCAGGGAGGCGGCCCTGGCCAAGGAGGGCAAGCGCTCTGGCCGCGGGCTCTTCGGCTGGCGGACCAAGAGGCCGACAGCGCCCAATGGCATGGCCAGTGCCCGCTCCACTGAGACCTTTGCTGAAGCCGAGTTCCTGGTGGGCAAGAGGTCCAACGAAGATAGCCGCGCTGATGTCTCAG